Proteins from a genomic interval of Zingiber officinale cultivar Zhangliang chromosome 1B, Zo_v1.1, whole genome shotgun sequence:
- the LOC122050492 gene encoding dephospho-CoA kinase-like, whose product MQFANKQAIQTLPGNLLPIPLNPHFYLARRRFPAPAIRMRMVGLTGGIACGKSTISNLFKSEGLPVVDADVVARDVVRKGTGGWKKVVKAFGNDILLENGEIDRARLGQIVFTYPTKRQLLNRLLAPYISFGIFWEVLKLWIKGSKVIILDIPLLFEAKMDRRTSPIIVVWVDPETQVSRLTARDGISVEEARNKINAQMALDLKRKKADITIDNSGTIEETRLQFQKVLSQINGPLTWKEYALSRDGFLWILASAIVGALAVHKSLT is encoded by the exons ATGCAATTTGCAAATAAACAAGCGATCCAAACCCTACCTGGGAACCTGCTCCCGATTCCACTCAATCCACACTTCTACCTCGCCCGCCGCCGTTTCCCTGCTCCGGCCATAAGGATGAGGATGGTTGGTTTGACCGGAGGCATTGCATGCGGGAAGAGCACCATCTCCAATCTCTTCAAATCCGAAGGCCTCCCTGTTGTTGATGCCGACGTCGTTGCCCGG GATGTAGTGAGGAAAGGTACTGGAGGTTGGAAGAAAGTTGTAAAGGCATTTGGGAACGATATCTTACTAGAGAATGGGGAAATTGATAGAGCACGCTTGGGTCAAATTGTATTCACATATCCAACAAAACGCCAGCTTTTGAATCG TCTATTGGCTCCATATATATCCTTTGGCATCTTTTGGGAAGTACTGAAGCTATGGATAAAGGGCTCGAAGGTTATAATCCTTGACATCCCATTGTTGTTTGAGGCTAAGATGGATCGAAGAACATCTCCAATCATCGTCGTATGGGTTGATCCTGAAACCCAGGTGTCTCGCCTCACGGCAAGAGACGGCATATCCGTAGAAGAAGcaagaaacaaaataaatgcacAAATGGCACTGGATTTGAAGAGAAAAAAGGCGGATATAACCATTGATAATTCTGGTACAATCGAAGAAACAAGATTGCAGTTCCAAAAGGTTCTGAGCCAAATCAATGGACCTCTAACATGGAAAGAGTATGCCCTATCAAGAGATGGCTTCCTTTGGATTCTTGCTTCTGCAATCGTAGGTGCTTTGGCAGTGCACAAAAGTTTGACATGA
- the LOC122050481 gene encoding uncharacterized protein LOC122050481 yields MDKLVEFGRRTWFLVKVLSGYEERRIRTYRLQLQRQLEQAQAKKAALRKLPEQIILSEVRQMVEQMQALNQQLEETEAAIEEYFKPIDKGAELLMSMQLEKEEKHAKEMVKVMRENAMLHREMAQKKFEANHSDIGHPASEKESVLPNQEQSN; encoded by the exons ATGGATAAATTAGTTGAGTTTGGACGGAGGACTTGGTTTTTGGTGAAAGTCCTATCTGGTTATGAAGAAAGAAGAATCCGAACATATAGATTGCAACTTCAGAGGCAACTTGAACAG GCACAGGCTAAGAAGGCAGCACTACGAAAGTTACCGGAGCAGATCATATTGTCAGAAGTTCGACAAATGGTTGAGCAAATGCAAGCACTCAACCAACAGCTGGAAGAAACA GAAGCTGCAATAGAAGAGTACTTCAAACCAATTGATAAAGGTGCCGAGCTCTTAATGAGTATGCAGCTTGAGAAAGAAGAAAAACATGCCAAAGAAATGGTAAAGGTGATGCGCGAGAATGCGATGCTACATAGAGAAATGGCACAGAAGAAATTTGAAGCTAACCACTCTGACATAGGCCATCCTGCTTCAGAAAAGGAATCAGTCCTTCCAAACCAAGAGCAGagtaactga